The Haloimpatiens massiliensis genome includes a window with the following:
- a CDS encoding MarR family winged helix-turn-helix transcriptional regulator, translating into MNNTNKSIEIVRMLKQVMDSIKQSVKKEFKDMKLTAPQGMIIGILSHEGKMKISDLSKRIGLSNSTISGIVDRLEKQGLVERIRSEKDRRVVYVDVNPEFRKNSKDRFCQIQRKIEMMVSKTSDEEADKILEGLSILKEVVDRETF; encoded by the coding sequence ATGAATAATACAAATAAATCAATTGAGATAGTTAGGATGCTGAAGCAGGTTATGGATTCTATAAAGCAAAGTGTGAAAAAAGAATTTAAAGATATGAAATTAACAGCACCACAAGGCATGATTATAGGCATACTGTCCCATGAGGGAAAAATGAAAATAAGCGATTTAAGTAAGCGTATAGGGCTTTCTAATAGTACTATATCGGGTATAGTAGACAGATTAGAAAAGCAAGGCTTGGTAGAAAGAATTAGAAGTGAAAAGGATAGAAGAGTTGTTTATGTAGATGTAAACCCTGAATTTAGAAAAAATTCAAAAGATCGCTTTTGTCAAATACAAAGAAAAATTGAGATGATGGTAAGTAAAACATCAGATGAGGAAGCAGATAAAATACTTGAAGGTTTGTCCATATTAAAAGAAGTAGTAGACAGGGAAACTTTCTAG
- a CDS encoding ABC transporter ATP-binding protein gives MYKLAKYLKPFVASILIAIVLLFVQAMADLALPDYMSNIVNKGIQQGGIEDAVPKAIRKNEMEKLTIFMSEKDKEKVLKQYTLIDNKNIDYEKYVDDYPNLKKQAIYVLKNNDKSKVEELNLIMGKSFLAVSGVDKMKNEAKNGLIDIGGKKVPEATDLFMLFKNLPEQQRLKINDDMNKKFAALGDNMIIQVAANSVKAEYKALGVDTDKIQNRYIGKTGVKMLLISLLSAVCIVMVGFFASRIAAGLAKNLRKDVFKKVESFSNAELDKFSTASLITRTTNDINQIQMLIVIMIRMMFYAPILGVGGVIKAIDKSTSMSWIIAVAVITLLGLILIVFSIALPKFKIVQGLVDKLNLVTRENLSGMMVIRAFNTQKFEEKRFDKANKNLTKTNLFVNRIMAVMFPSMMLIMNGVTLLIVWVGAHHIAESSMQVGDMMAFMQYAMQIIFAFLMMSFMFIMIPRASVSAQRISEVLEVEPTILDPEEGKSFNEELKGVVDFRNVSFKYPGAEENMLKDISFKALPGETTAFIGATGSGKTTLINLILRFYDATEGEVLIDGVNVKEVNQHELREKIGYVPQKSSLFSGDIESNLRYANENASEEELNRAIEIAQAKGFVEEKGQGLLMEISQGGNNVSGGQKQRLSIARAIVKNPEIAIFDDSFSALDFKTDLELRKALKEKTGDSTFLIVAQRIATIKNAEKIIVLDEGRIVGMGTHKELIENCETYKEIALSQLSKEELA, from the coding sequence ATGTACAAATTAGCTAAATATTTAAAACCATTTGTGGCATCAATACTTATTGCTATAGTTCTTCTTTTTGTTCAAGCTATGGCAGACTTAGCATTGCCAGACTATATGTCTAATATTGTAAACAAAGGTATTCAGCAAGGCGGTATTGAGGATGCTGTACCAAAAGCTATAAGAAAAAATGAAATGGAAAAACTCACTATATTTATGAGTGAAAAGGATAAGGAAAAGGTATTAAAGCAATATACTTTAATAGATAATAAAAATATTGATTATGAAAAGTATGTAGATGATTATCCAAATCTTAAAAAACAAGCTATATATGTATTAAAAAATAATGATAAGTCAAAGGTAGAAGAATTAAATTTAATAATGGGAAAATCATTCTTAGCGGTTTCAGGCGTTGATAAGATGAAAAATGAGGCAAAGAATGGTTTAATTGATATAGGTGGTAAAAAAGTTCCAGAAGCCACAGATTTATTTATGCTATTTAAAAATTTACCAGAACAACAGCGTTTAAAAATAAATGATGATATGAATAAGAAATTTGCTGCTTTAGGAGATAATATGATAATACAAGTTGCAGCAAATTCTGTAAAGGCAGAATATAAAGCTTTAGGAGTAGACACTGATAAAATCCAAAATAGGTATATTGGAAAAACAGGAGTTAAAATGCTTTTAATATCCTTATTAAGTGCCGTATGCATAGTTATGGTGGGATTCTTTGCGTCAAGAATAGCAGCCGGTCTTGCTAAAAATTTACGTAAGGATGTGTTTAAGAAGGTAGAGAGTTTTTCTAATGCTGAGTTGGACAAATTCTCCACTGCATCGCTTATAACAAGGACAACTAATGATATTAATCAAATTCAAATGCTCATTGTAATAATGATTAGGATGATGTTTTATGCACCAATATTAGGAGTTGGGGGCGTAATTAAAGCTATTGATAAGAGTACATCAATGTCATGGATTATTGCAGTGGCAGTGATAACACTTTTAGGATTAATACTTATAGTATTTTCAATAGCTTTACCAAAATTTAAAATTGTACAAGGACTTGTGGATAAGCTTAATTTAGTTACTCGTGAAAATCTTTCAGGAATGATGGTTATAAGAGCTTTTAATACTCAGAAATTTGAAGAAAAAAGGTTTGATAAAGCCAATAAAAATCTTACAAAGACTAATTTATTTGTTAATCGTATAATGGCAGTTATGTTTCCAAGTATGATGCTTATAATGAATGGAGTAACTTTACTAATAGTTTGGGTGGGAGCCCATCATATTGCAGAATCAAGTATGCAAGTGGGAGATATGATGGCGTTTATGCAGTATGCTATGCAAATAATTTTTGCATTCCTTATGATGTCATTTATGTTTATTATGATACCAAGGGCTTCTGTATCAGCACAACGTATTTCTGAAGTTTTAGAGGTGGAGCCAACTATTCTAGACCCAGAGGAGGGCAAAAGTTTTAATGAAGAATTAAAGGGTGTAGTGGATTTTAGAAACGTGTCCTTTAAATATCCTGGTGCAGAGGAAAATATGCTTAAAGATATAAGTTTTAAAGCTTTGCCAGGAGAAACCACAGCTTTTATAGGAGCTACTGGTTCAGGGAAAACTACATTAATTAATTTAATACTTCGTTTTTATGATGCTACAGAAGGTGAAGTACTAATTGATGGCGTGAATGTAAAAGAAGTTAATCAACATGAACTTAGGGAGAAAATTGGTTATGTACCACAAAAAAGTTCATTATTTAGCGGAGATATTGAATCTAACCTAAGATATGCTAATGAAAATGCCTCAGAGGAGGAATTAAATAGAGCTATAGAAATTGCTCAAGCTAAAGGATTTGTAGAAGAAAAGGGTCAGGGACTTTTAATGGAAATTTCTCAAGGTGGAAACAATGTGTCAGGTGGTCAAAAGCAAAGATTGTCCATAGCTCGTGCTATTGTAAAAAATCCTGAAATTGCTATATTTGATGATAGCTTTTCTGCTTTGGATTTTAAAACAGACTTAGAATTAAGAAAGGCTTTAAAAGAAAAAACTGGTGATAGTACATTTTTAATAGTAGCACAGCGTATAGCTACTATTAAAAATGCGGAAAAGATAATAGTTTTAGATGAAGGCAGAATAGTCGGCATGGGTACACATAAAGAACTTATAGAAAATTGTGAAACGTATAAAGAAATTGCTTTATCACAGCTTTCAAAGGAGGAATTGGCATGA